One Loxodonta africana isolate mLoxAfr1 chromosome 15, mLoxAfr1.hap2, whole genome shotgun sequence genomic window carries:
- the SIDT2 gene encoding SID1 transmembrane family member 2 isoform X6, which produces MLFCLGIFLSFYLLTIILACWENWRQKKALLVAMDRACPESGHPRILADAFPGSSPYEGYNYGSFENGSGSTDGLVDSTGTGDLSYSYQDPVGTRPRLDSMSSVEEDDYDTLTDIDSDKNVIRTKQYLYVADLARKDKRVLRKKYQIYFWNIATIAVFYALPVVQLVITYQTVVNVTGNQDICYYNFLCAHPLGNLSAFNNILSNLGYILLGLLFLLIILQREINHNRALLRNDLYALECGIPKHFGLFYAMGTALMMEGLLSACYHVCPNYTNFQFDTSFMYMIAGLCMLKLYQKRHPDINASAYSAYACLAIVIFFSVLGVVFGKGNMAFWIVFSVIHIIATLLLSTQLYYMGRWKLDSGIFRRILHVLYTDCIRQCSGPLYVDRMVLLVMGNIINWSLAAYGLIMRPNDFASYLLAIGICNLLLYFAFYIIMKLRSGERIKPIPLLCIICTSVVWGFALFFFFQGLSTWQKTPAESREHNRDCILLDFFDDHDIWHFLSSIAMFGSFLVLLTLDDDLDTVQRDKIYVF; this is translated from the exons ATGCTCTTTTGTCTGGGCATATTTCTCTCCTTCTACCTGCTGACCATCATCCTAGCCTGTTGGGAGAATTGGAG GCAGAAGAAGGCCTTGCTGGTGGCCATGGACCGTGCCTGCCCAGAAAGTG GTCACCCACGGATCTTGGCTGATGCCTTCCCTGGTAGCTCCCCGTATGAGGGTTACAACTATGGCTCCTTTG AGAATGGTTCCGGATCCACTGATGGTTTGGTTGACAGCACGGGCACTGGGGACCTGTCGTACAGTTACCAGG ACCCAGTGGGCACACGGCCACGGCTAGACTCCATGAGCTCTGTGGAAGAGGATGACTACGACACACTGACCGACATTGATTCCGACAAGAATGTCATTCGCACCAAG CAATACCTCTATGTGGCTGACCTGGCACGGAAGGACAAACGTGTTCTGCGGAAAAAGTACCAGATCTACTTCTG GAACATCGCCACCATTGCTGTCTTCTATGCCCTTCCTGTGGTGCAGCTGGTGATCACCTACCAGACG GTGGTGAATGTCACAGGGAATCAGGACATCTGCTACTACAATTTTCTCTGTGCTCACCCGCTGGGCAACCTCAG CGCCTTCAACAACATTCTCAGCAACCTGGGCTACATCCTGCTGGGGCTGCTCTTCCTGCTTATCATCCTGCAGCGGGAGATCAATCACAACAGGGCCCTGCTGCGCAATGACCTCTACGCCCTG GAATGTGGGATCCCAAAACACTTTGGTCTGTTCTATGCCATGGGCACAGCCTTGATGATGGAGGGGCTGCTCAGTGCCTGCTATCACGTCTGCCCCAACTACACCAATTTCCAGTTTG ACACATCATTCATGTACATGATCGCTGGACTCTGCATGCTGAAGCTCTACCAGAAGCGGCACCCAGACATCAACGCCAGTGCCTACAGCGCCTATGCTTGCTTGGCCATCGTCATCTTCTTCTCTGTGCTAGGCGTG GTCTTTGGCAAAGGGAACATGGCGTTTTGGATTGTCTTCTCAGTCATTCACATCATTGCCACCCTGCTGCTCAGCACACAGCTCTATTACATGGGCCGCTGGAAGCTGG ACTCGGGCATCTTTCGCCGCATCCTGCATGTGCTCTACACGGACTGCATCCGGCAGTGCAGCGGGCCCCTCTACGTG GACCGCATGGTGCTGCTGGTTATGGGCAACATTATCAactggtcact GGCTGCCTATGGGCTCATCATGCGCCCCAATGACTTTGCCTCCTACTTGTTGGCCATTGGCATCTGCAACCTGcttctttactttgccttctacATCATCATGAAG CTCCGGAGTGGGGAGCGGATCAAGCCCATCCCCCTGCTCTGTATCATCTGCACCTCCGTGGTCTGGGGCTTtgccctcttcttcttcttccaggGACTCAGCACTTGGCAG AAAACCCCCGCAGAGTCACGGGAGCACAATCGGGACTGCATCCTCCTTGACTTCTTCGATGACCACGACATCTGGCACTTCCTCTCTTCCATCGCCATGTTTGGATCTTTCCTG GTGTTGCTGACGCTGGACGATGACCTGGATACTGTGCAGCGGGACAAGATCTACGTCTTCTAG
- the SIDT2 gene encoding SID1 transmembrane family member 2 isoform X7, producing MDRACPESGHPRILADAFPGSSPYEGYNYGSFENGSGSTDGLVDSTGTGDLSYSYQDPVGTRPRLDSMSSVEEDDYDTLTDIDSDKNVIRTKQYLYVADLARKDKRVLRKKYQIYFWNIATIAVFYALPVVQLVITYQTVVNVTGNQDICYYNFLCAHPLGNLSAFNNILSNLGYILLGLLFLLIILQREINHNRALLRNDLYALECGIPKHFGLFYAMGTALMMEGLLSACYHVCPNYTNFQFDTSFMYMIAGLCMLKLYQKRHPDINASAYSAYACLAIVIFFSVLGVVFGKGNMAFWIVFSVIHIIATLLLSTQLYYMGRWKLDSGIFRRILHVLYTDCIRQCSGPLYVDRMVLLVMGNIINWSLAAYGLIMRPNDFASYLLAIGICNLLLYFAFYIIMKLRSGERIKPIPLLCIICTSVVWGFALFFFFQGLSTWQKTPAESREHNRDCILLDFFDDHDIWHFLSSIAMFGSFLVLLTLDDDLDTVQRDKIYVF from the exons ATGGACCGTGCCTGCCCAGAAAGTG GTCACCCACGGATCTTGGCTGATGCCTTCCCTGGTAGCTCCCCGTATGAGGGTTACAACTATGGCTCCTTTG AGAATGGTTCCGGATCCACTGATGGTTTGGTTGACAGCACGGGCACTGGGGACCTGTCGTACAGTTACCAGG ACCCAGTGGGCACACGGCCACGGCTAGACTCCATGAGCTCTGTGGAAGAGGATGACTACGACACACTGACCGACATTGATTCCGACAAGAATGTCATTCGCACCAAG CAATACCTCTATGTGGCTGACCTGGCACGGAAGGACAAACGTGTTCTGCGGAAAAAGTACCAGATCTACTTCTG GAACATCGCCACCATTGCTGTCTTCTATGCCCTTCCTGTGGTGCAGCTGGTGATCACCTACCAGACG GTGGTGAATGTCACAGGGAATCAGGACATCTGCTACTACAATTTTCTCTGTGCTCACCCGCTGGGCAACCTCAG CGCCTTCAACAACATTCTCAGCAACCTGGGCTACATCCTGCTGGGGCTGCTCTTCCTGCTTATCATCCTGCAGCGGGAGATCAATCACAACAGGGCCCTGCTGCGCAATGACCTCTACGCCCTG GAATGTGGGATCCCAAAACACTTTGGTCTGTTCTATGCCATGGGCACAGCCTTGATGATGGAGGGGCTGCTCAGTGCCTGCTATCACGTCTGCCCCAACTACACCAATTTCCAGTTTG ACACATCATTCATGTACATGATCGCTGGACTCTGCATGCTGAAGCTCTACCAGAAGCGGCACCCAGACATCAACGCCAGTGCCTACAGCGCCTATGCTTGCTTGGCCATCGTCATCTTCTTCTCTGTGCTAGGCGTG GTCTTTGGCAAAGGGAACATGGCGTTTTGGATTGTCTTCTCAGTCATTCACATCATTGCCACCCTGCTGCTCAGCACACAGCTCTATTACATGGGCCGCTGGAAGCTGG ACTCGGGCATCTTTCGCCGCATCCTGCATGTGCTCTACACGGACTGCATCCGGCAGTGCAGCGGGCCCCTCTACGTG GACCGCATGGTGCTGCTGGTTATGGGCAACATTATCAactggtcact GGCTGCCTATGGGCTCATCATGCGCCCCAATGACTTTGCCTCCTACTTGTTGGCCATTGGCATCTGCAACCTGcttctttactttgccttctacATCATCATGAAG CTCCGGAGTGGGGAGCGGATCAAGCCCATCCCCCTGCTCTGTATCATCTGCACCTCCGTGGTCTGGGGCTTtgccctcttcttcttcttccaggGACTCAGCACTTGGCAG AAAACCCCCGCAGAGTCACGGGAGCACAATCGGGACTGCATCCTCCTTGACTTCTTCGATGACCACGACATCTGGCACTTCCTCTCTTCCATCGCCATGTTTGGATCTTTCCTG GTGTTGCTGACGCTGGACGATGACCTGGATACTGTGCAGCGGGACAAGATCTACGTCTTCTAG
- the SIDT2 gene encoding SID1 transmembrane family member 2 isoform X5, which translates to MFALGLPFLVLLVASVDSCLGALGPKNVSQKDAEFERTYVDEVNGELVNIYTFNHTVTRNRTEGVRVSVNVLNKQKGAPLLFVVRQKEAVVSFQVPLILRGLFQRKYLYQKVERTLCQPPTKNESEVQFFYVDVSTLSPVNTTYQLRVSRMDDFVLRTGEQFSFNTTAAQPQYFKYEFPEGVDSVIVKVTSNKAFPCSVISIQDVLCPVYDLDNNVAFIGMYQTMTKKAAITVQRKDFPSNSFYVVVVVKTEDQACGGALPFYPFIEDSPRPGPTSPSQAPGDYFFTNLTFRFQTNRLIKGIARKPSEAYVDGMLFCLGIFLSFYLLTIILACWENWRQKKALLVAMDRACPESGHPRILADAFPGSSPYEGYNYGSFENGSGSTDGLVDSTGTGDLSYSYQDPVGTRPRLDSMSSVEEDDYDTLTDIDSDKNVIRTKQYLYVADLARKDKRVLRKKYQIYFWNIATIAVFYALPVVQLVITYQTVVNVTGNQDICYYNFLCAHPLGNLSAFNNILSNLGYILLGLLFLLIILQREINHNRALLRNDLYALECGIPKHFGLFYAMGTALMMEGLLSACYHVCPNYTNFQFDTSFMYMIAGLCMLKLYQKRHPDINASAYSAYACLAIVIFFSVLGVVFGKGNMAFWIVFSVIHIIATLLLSTQLYYMGRWKLDSGIFRRILHVLYTDCIRQCSGPLYVPSPLSVPVSLLPSRTAWCCWLWATLSTGHWLPMGSSCAPMTLPPTCWPLASATCFFTLPSTSS; encoded by the exons ATGTTCGCCCTGGGCTTGCCCTTTCTGGTGCTCTTGGTGGCCTCGGTCGACAGCTGTCTGGGGGCTCTGGGGCCCAAGAACGTCTCGCAGAAGGACGCCGAGTTTGAGCGCACCTACGTGGACGAGGTCAACGGCGAGCTGGTCAACATCTACACCTTCAACCACACTGTGACCCGCAACCGG ACGGAGGGTGTACGTGTATCTGTGAACGTCCTGAACAAGCAGAAGGGGGCTCCTTTGCTGTTCGTGGTCCGCCAGAAGGAGGCTGTGGTGTCCTTCCAGGTTCCCCTAATCCTGCGAGGACT ATTTCAGCGCAAGTACCTCtaccaaaaggtggaaagaacGCTGTGTCAGCCCCCCACCAAGAATGAGTCTGAGGTCCAGTTCTTCTATGTGGATGTGTCCACCTTGTCACCAGTCAACACTACATACCAGCTCCGGGTCAGCCGCATGGATGACTTTGTGCTCAG GACTGGGGAACAGTTTAGCTTCAATACCACAGCAGCTCAGCCCCAG TACTTCAAGTATGAGTTCCCTGAGGGAGTAGACTCGGTTATTGTCAAGGTAACCTCCAACAAGGCCTTCCCCTGCTCTGTCATCTCCATCCAGGATGTCCTG TGCCCCGTCTATGACCTGGACAACAACGTGGCCTTCATCGGCATGTACCAGACAatgaccaagaaagcagccatCACTGTGCAG CGCAAAGACTTCCCCAGCAACAGCTTTtacgtggtggtggtggtgaagaccGAAGACCAAGCCTGTGGGGGTGCCTTGCCTTTCTACCCCTTTATAGAAG ACTCTCCCAGGCCTGGTCCCACCAGCCCTAGCCAAGCTCCGGGTGActacttctttaccaatttgacATTTCGCTTCCAGACGAACCGGTTGATCAAGGGCATCGCCAGAAAACCCT CTGAGGCCTATGTCGATGGTATGCTCTTTTGTCTGGGCATATTTCTCTCCTTCTACCTGCTGACCATCATCCTAGCCTGTTGGGAGAATTGGAG GCAGAAGAAGGCCTTGCTGGTGGCCATGGACCGTGCCTGCCCAGAAAGTG GTCACCCACGGATCTTGGCTGATGCCTTCCCTGGTAGCTCCCCGTATGAGGGTTACAACTATGGCTCCTTTG AGAATGGTTCCGGATCCACTGATGGTTTGGTTGACAGCACGGGCACTGGGGACCTGTCGTACAGTTACCAGG ACCCAGTGGGCACACGGCCACGGCTAGACTCCATGAGCTCTGTGGAAGAGGATGACTACGACACACTGACCGACATTGATTCCGACAAGAATGTCATTCGCACCAAG CAATACCTCTATGTGGCTGACCTGGCACGGAAGGACAAACGTGTTCTGCGGAAAAAGTACCAGATCTACTTCTG GAACATCGCCACCATTGCTGTCTTCTATGCCCTTCCTGTGGTGCAGCTGGTGATCACCTACCAGACG GTGGTGAATGTCACAGGGAATCAGGACATCTGCTACTACAATTTTCTCTGTGCTCACCCGCTGGGCAACCTCAG CGCCTTCAACAACATTCTCAGCAACCTGGGCTACATCCTGCTGGGGCTGCTCTTCCTGCTTATCATCCTGCAGCGGGAGATCAATCACAACAGGGCCCTGCTGCGCAATGACCTCTACGCCCTG GAATGTGGGATCCCAAAACACTTTGGTCTGTTCTATGCCATGGGCACAGCCTTGATGATGGAGGGGCTGCTCAGTGCCTGCTATCACGTCTGCCCCAACTACACCAATTTCCAGTTTG ACACATCATTCATGTACATGATCGCTGGACTCTGCATGCTGAAGCTCTACCAGAAGCGGCACCCAGACATCAACGCCAGTGCCTACAGCGCCTATGCTTGCTTGGCCATCGTCATCTTCTTCTCTGTGCTAGGCGTG GTCTTTGGCAAAGGGAACATGGCGTTTTGGATTGTCTTCTCAGTCATTCACATCATTGCCACCCTGCTGCTCAGCACACAGCTCTATTACATGGGCCGCTGGAAGCTGG ACTCGGGCATCTTTCGCCGCATCCTGCATGTGCTCTACACGGACTGCATCCGGCAGTGCAGCGGGCCCCTCTACGTG CCTTCCCCTCTCTCAGTCCCCGTGTCTCTGCTTCCCTCCAGGACCGCATGGTGCTGCTGGTTATGGGCAACATTATCAactggtcact GGCTGCCTATGGGCTCATCATGCGCCCCAATGACTTTGCCTCCTACTTGTTGGCCATTGGCATCTGCAACCTGcttctttactttgccttctacATCATCATGA